One genomic window of Streptococcus mitis includes the following:
- a CDS encoding O-antigen polysaccharide polymerase Wzy family protein produces the protein MIDGKRLLFSLTIVSYALTLVSGIVYLFNNNNVSLLSTLLFLLVSSLIACWNDIKYYIIHFIFFLTIFVFLVSRPTIDYFRDGALDIYHPIAYRFAFIVVMVSILGLTTGGILARYFIARKKIQVPKIGSSLKEVYIKRLRFVSLGVFLLTYPFYFIRLFERLLYRLQTSYYAYYANFESKLPYFTYILSTFTVYAMCMYLATKPKKLQATAVLVSFIAANTIHLAIGTRNPFILSILFAFVYYFMREQTEKGKWIGFKEKLAIFVGSPILMLAMGVLNYVRDNVQVSHTGFWDILLDFIYKQGTSFGVLARGFLFNSSLPYRDFRNFTFGPVLDYFARGSLGAIFGGKAFEHTTNSVELAIDSNSYAHNLSYLVLNKEYLKGHGIGSSYIMELYTDYGMIGVFLLSLLLGMLFIAMLQVAYRSRTILFTLSLLILNNLFFMPRSSFSESFFNLFTMQFWGIVLVIIFVAKMLTKENQYLLNKGEKNHV, from the coding sequence GTGATTGATGGAAAACGATTGTTATTTAGTTTGACCATAGTCAGCTACGCTTTGACGCTAGTAAGTGGAATTGTGTACCTGTTTAATAATAACAATGTTAGCTTGCTTTCTACTTTATTGTTCTTACTGGTTAGTAGCTTAATTGCTTGTTGGAACGATATCAAGTATTATATCATTCATTTTATTTTCTTTTTAACCATTTTTGTCTTTTTGGTATCAAGGCCAACCATTGATTATTTTAGAGATGGTGCTTTGGATATCTATCATCCGATAGCCTATCGTTTTGCCTTTATAGTTGTCATGGTTTCGATTCTGGGCTTGACGACAGGAGGCATCCTGGCTCGTTATTTTATAGCTAGGAAGAAAATACAAGTACCCAAGATAGGAAGTTCTCTAAAAGAGGTTTATATCAAGCGGTTGCGCTTTGTATCGCTAGGAGTTTTTCTTCTAACCTATCCTTTCTATTTCATTCGGTTATTTGAACGGCTCCTGTATCGCTTGCAGACTTCCTATTATGCCTACTATGCAAATTTTGAAAGTAAACTGCCTTATTTTACCTACATTTTGTCTACCTTTACGGTCTATGCAATGTGTATGTATCTGGCAACCAAGCCTAAGAAATTGCAGGCAACAGCAGTGCTTGTCTCCTTTATAGCAGCTAATACCATTCATTTGGCAATTGGAACACGAAATCCCTTTATTTTAAGTATTTTATTTGCTTTTGTTTATTACTTTATGCGGGAGCAAACTGAAAAAGGAAAATGGATTGGGTTTAAAGAAAAGTTGGCGATTTTTGTAGGTTCTCCTATTCTCATGTTGGCGATGGGAGTGCTCAATTATGTACGGGATAATGTCCAAGTTTCCCATACAGGATTTTGGGATATCCTGCTTGACTTTATCTATAAACAAGGGACTAGTTTTGGTGTTTTAGCTCGAGGTTTTCTATTTAACAGTAGCCTCCCTTACCGAGATTTCCGTAATTTTACTTTTGGTCCTGTTCTTGATTATTTTGCGAGGGGAAGTTTGGGGGCTATTTTCGGAGGAAAAGCCTTTGAACATACAACCAATAGTGTGGAATTAGCTATTGATAGTAATAGTTATGCCCACAATCTATCCTATCTAGTCTTGAACAAGGAATACTTGAAAGGACATGGTATTGGAAGTAGCTATATTATGGAGTTGTATACAGACTATGGTATGATAGGAGTCTTTCTACTTAGTCTCTTGCTAGGTATGTTATTCATAGCCATGCTGCAAGTAGCCTATCGTTCAAGAACAATCCTATTTACCTTGTCCCTACTCATCTTGAATAATCTATTCTTTATGCCAAGAAGTAGCTTTTCAGAAAGTTTCTTCAATCTATTTACAATGCAATTCTGGGGAATTGTTCTTGTGATTATATTTGTAGCAAAAATGCTTACAAAAGAGAACCAGTATCTACTCAACAAAGGAGAAAAAAATCATGTTTGA
- a CDS encoding glycosyltransferase family 2 protein produces METALISVIVPVYNVAQYLEKSIASIQKQTYQNLEIILVDDGATDESGRLCDSIAKQDDRVSVLHKKNEGLSQARNDGMKQAHGDYLIFIDSDDYIHPEMIQSLYEQLIQEDADVSSCGVMNVYANDESPQSANQDDYFVCDSQTFLREYLIGEKIPGTICNKLIKREIATALSFPKGLIYEDAYYHFDLIKLAKKYVVNTKPYYYYFHRGDSITTKPYAKKDLAYIDIYQKFYNEVVKNYPDLKEVAFFRLAYAHFFILDKMLLDDQYKQFEAYSQIHRFLKGHAIAIARNPIFRKGRRISALALFLNISLYRFLLLKNIEKSKKLH; encoded by the coding sequence ATGGAAACTGCATTAATCAGTGTGATTGTGCCAGTCTATAATGTGGCGCAGTACCTAGAAAAATCGATAGCTTCCATTCAGAAGCAGACCTATCAGAATCTGGAAATCATTCTTGTTGATGATGGAGCAACGGATGAAAGTGGTCGCTTGTGTGATTCAATCGCTAAACAAGATGACAGGGTGTCAGTGCTTCATAAAAAGAATGAAGGTTTGTCGCAAGCACGAAACGATGGAATGAAGCAGGCTCACGGAGACTATCTGATTTTTATTGACTCAGATGATTATATCCATCCAGAAATGATTCAGAGCTTATATGAGCAATTAATTCAAGAAGATGCGGATGTTTCGAGCTGTGGTGTCATGAATGTCTATGCTAATGATGAAAGCCCACAGTCAGCCAATCAGGATGACTATTTTGTCTGTGATTCCCAAACATTTCTGAGGGAATACCTCATAGGTGAAAAAATACCTGGAACGATCTGCAATAAGCTAATCAAGAGAGAGATTGCAACTGCCCTATCCTTTCCAAAGGGATTGATTTACGAAGATGCTTATTATCATTTTGATTTAATCAAGTTGGCCAAGAAGTACGTTGTTAATACCAAACCCTATTATTACTATTTCCATAGAGGGGATAGTATTACGACTAAACCCTATGCAAAGAAGGATTTAGCCTATATTGATATCTATCAAAAGTTTTACAATGAAGTTGTGAAAAACTATCCTGACTTGAAAGAGGTTGCTTTTTTCAGATTGGCTTATGCCCACTTCTTTATTCTGGATAAGATGTTGCTAGATGATCAGTATAAACAGTTTGAAGCCTATTCCCAGATTCATCGTTTTTTAAAAGGCCATGCCATTGCTATTGCTAGGAATCCTATTTTCCGTAAGGGCAGAAGAATTAGTGCTTTGGCTCTATTCCTAAATATTTCCTTATACCGATTCTTATTGCTGAAAAATATTGAAAAATCTAAAAAATTACATTAG
- a CDS encoding glycosyltransferase has translation MVAKKKILFFMWSFSLGGGAEKILSTIVSNLDPEKYDIDILEMEHFDKGYESVPKHVGILKSLQDYRQARWLRALLWRMRIYFPRLTRRLLVRDDYDVEVSFTIMNPPLLFSKRKEVKKISWIHGSIEEFIKDSSKRESHRRQLDAADTIVGISNKTSNSIKEVYPDYASKLQTVYNGYDFKTILEKSQEKIDIEIAPQSICTIGRIEENKGSDRVVEVIRLLHQEGKNYHLYFIGAGDMEEELKKRVKEYELEDYVHFLGYQKNPYQYLSHTKVLLSMSKQEGFPGVYVEALSLGLPFVSTDVGGAEELSQEGRFGQIIESNQEAAQAITNYMTSASNFDVNEASQFIQQFTIAKQIEQVEKLLEE, from the coding sequence ATGGTGGCTAAGAAAAAAATATTATTTTTTATGTGGTCTTTTTCTCTCGGGGGTGGAGCAGAGAAGATTCTATCTACCATTGTTTCAAATCTAGATCCAGAAAAGTATGATATTGATATTCTTGAAATGGAACATTTTGATAAGGGATACGAATCTGTTCCCAAGCATGTAGGCATTTTAAAATCCCTTCAGGATTATCGCCAAGCTAGATGGTTACGAGCTCTTTTGTGGAGAATGAGAATTTATTTTCCAAGATTGACACGTCGCTTGCTTGTAAGAGATGACTATGATGTTGAAGTTTCCTTTACTATTATGAATCCTCCACTTTTGTTCTCTAAAAGAAAAGAAGTCAAGAAGATTTCCTGGATTCATGGAAGTATCGAAGAATTTATTAAGGATAGCTCTAAAAGAGAATCACATAGACGCCAGTTGGATGCTGCGGATACCATTGTAGGAATTTCGAATAAAACCAGCAATTCTATCAAGGAAGTCTATCCAGATTATGCTTCGAAATTACAGACGGTCTACAATGGATATGATTTTAAGACTATTTTAGAAAAATCTCAAGAGAAGATCGATATCGAGATTGCGCCTCAAAGTATCTGTACTATCGGACGGATTGAGGAAAATAAGGGTTCTGACCGTGTGGTGGAAGTGATACGATTATTACACCAAGAGGGAAAAAACTATCATCTCTATTTTATCGGGGCTGGGGATATGGAAGAGGAACTGAAAAAACGCGTCAAAGAATATGAGCTTGAAGACTATGTACATTTCCTTGGTTATCAAAAAAATCCTTATCAGTATTTATCTCATACGAAAGTTCTCTTGTCTATGTCTAAACAAGAAGGTTTTCCTGGAGTGTATGTGGAAGCCTTGAGTCTGGGACTTCCTTTTGTCTCTACGGATGTCGGAGGGGCTGAGGAATTATCCCAAGAAGGACGATTTGGACAAATCATTGAGAGCAATCAAGAGGCAGCTCAGGCAATTACGAACTACATGACCTCTGCCTCAAACTTCGATGTCAATGAGGCTAGCCAATTCATTCAACAATTCACAATTGCCAAACAAATCGAACAAGTAGAAAAACTATTAGAGGAGTAG
- a CDS encoding LicD family protein, whose amino-acid sequence MNNMTDLKAIQARSLEMAEYFVAFCKEHDLLCYLCGGGAIGALRNRGFIPWDDDLDFFMPRKDYEKLAELWPRYADERYFLSKSNKDFVDRNLFITIRDKETTCIKPYQQDLELPHGLALDVLPLDYYPKNPAERKKQVRWALIYSLFCAQTIPEKHGALMKWGSRILLGLTPKSLRYRIWKKAEKEMIKYSLAESDGITELCSGPGYMRNKYLIESFEDNLFLPFEETEMPVPVGYDAYLSTAFGDYMTPPPADKQLPHHDAVIADMDKSYTEYKGEYGG is encoded by the coding sequence ATGAACAATATGACTGATTTAAAAGCAATTCAGGCTCGAAGTCTGGAGATGGCTGAATATTTTGTGGCTTTTTGCAAGGAACATGATTTGCTTTGTTATCTCTGTGGTGGAGGTGCTATTGGTGCCCTTCGAAACAGGGGGTTTATTCCTTGGGATGATGATCTAGATTTTTTTATGCCCCGTAAAGATTATGAGAAATTAGCAGAATTATGGCCTCGTTATGCAGATGAGCGTTATTTCTTGTCGAAGAGTAACAAGGATTTTGTCGACCGCAATCTTTTTATTACCATTCGTGATAAGGAAACGACCTGTATCAAACCTTATCAGCAGGATTTAGAATTGCCACATGGTCTGGCCTTGGATGTTTTGCCTTTGGATTATTATCCTAAAAATCCAGCTGAGCGGAAAAAACAGGTTCGTTGGGCCTTGATTTATTCTCTTTTTTGTGCGCAAACTATTCCAGAAAAACATGGCGCACTTATGAAGTGGGGAAGCCGTATTTTACTGGGGTTGACTCCAAAATCTCTCCGTTATCGCATTTGGAAAAAAGCTGAAAAAGAAATGATCAAGTACAGTCTAGCTGAGAGCGATGGAATCACGGAATTATGCTCGGGTCCTGGTTACATGAGAAACAAGTACCTAATCGAATCTTTTGAGGATAATCTTTTCTTGCCATTTGAAGAGACAGAGATGCCCGTTCCAGTTGGCTATGATGCCTATCTCAGCACTGCTTTTGGAGACTACATGACACCTCCACCAGCAGACAAGCAGTTACCACATCATGACGCTGTCATCGCTGATATGGATAAGTCTTATACAGAATATAAGGGAGAATATGGTGGCTAA
- a CDS encoding LCP family protein produces MSKENPLSHHEQLRYDYLFKNIHYLNEREKKEFAYLQGKLNMASGSEASPEIYNENHDMEESFMEPVNQSPLPSYGNRSRAKKYQKSHSLPKVKSKKRKIRWGRIFAGLLALLACVGFGMIFMFLKGYSNADPTKPANAKAAQVEVFHGQDTKDGVNILIMGTDGRIGQNSAETRTDSIMVLNVGGSDKKIKLASFMRDNLVYIDGYSQVINGRKQSDNKLNVAYELGEQEGQKGAEMVRKVLKDNFDLDIKYYALVDFQAFATAIDTLFPDGVTIDAKFSTIEGQPLTEATVGDDLHATETESPTQTIKVGKQQMNGSTLLNYARFRDDDEGDYGRTKRQQQVLTAVLQQLKDPTKLFTGSEALGKVFGMTSTNVPYGFLLTNGLSFLDGAQNGIERLTVPELGDWVDAYDVYGGLALQVDQNKYQTKLAQMGMR; encoded by the coding sequence ATGAGTAAAGAAAATCCTTTAAGCCATCACGAGCAGTTACGTTATGACTATCTCTTTAAGAACATTCATTACCTCAATGAGCGAGAGAAAAAAGAGTTTGCTTACCTGCAAGGTAAGTTAAATATGGCTAGTGGTAGTGAAGCTTCACCAGAAATTTATAATGAAAATCACGATATGGAAGAGTCTTTCATGGAACCAGTCAACCAGTCTCCTCTTCCATCCTATGGTAACCGTAGTCGTGCAAAAAAATACCAGAAAAGCCATTCTCTTCCAAAGGTTAAGTCCAAGAAACGTAAGATTCGTTGGGGGCGCATTTTTGCAGGATTGCTTGCTCTTTTAGCCTGTGTCGGTTTTGGCATGATTTTTATGTTCCTAAAAGGTTATTCAAATGCGGATCCAACCAAACCTGCCAATGCTAAGGCAGCTCAAGTAGAAGTTTTTCATGGTCAAGATACAAAGGATGGGGTCAATATTTTGATTATGGGGACGGATGGACGGATTGGCCAGAACAGTGCTGAGACGAGAACGGACTCGATTATGGTTCTAAACGTTGGTGGCTCAGATAAAAAAATCAAGCTGGCCAGCTTTATGCGTGACAATTTGGTTTATATAGATGGTTACAGCCAAGTCATTAACGGTAGAAAGCAATCCGATAATAAGTTGAATGTGGCCTATGAGTTGGGGGAACAAGAGGGGCAAAAAGGGGCAGAAATGGTCCGAAAAGTCTTAAAAGACAATTTTGACTTGGACATTAAGTACTACGCCTTGGTAGACTTCCAGGCCTTCGCAACCGCTATTGACACTCTCTTTCCTGACGGTGTAACGATTGACGCCAAATTCTCAACCATAGAAGGTCAACCCTTAACCGAAGCTACGGTGGGAGATGATTTGCATGCTACGGAAACAGAGTCTCCAACCCAGACGATTAAAGTCGGAAAACAGCAGATGAATGGATCAACCTTGCTCAATTATGCACGTTTCCGTGATGATGACGAAGGTGATTATGGTCGTACCAAGAGACAACAGCAAGTGTTGACAGCTGTTCTGCAGCAACTCAAGGATCCAACCAAACTCTTTACTGGATCAGAAGCACTTGGTAAGGTCTTTGGGATGACCTCTACGAATGTTCCCTATGGTTTCCTACTGACCAATGGTTTATCCTTCCTAGATGGAGCGCAAAATGGCATTGAAAGATTAACAGTTCCAGAACTAGGTGATTGGGTCGATGCCTATGATGTCTATGGAGGTTTAGCTCTCCAAGTCGATCAAAATAAATATCAAACCAAGCTTGCTCAAATGGGAATGAGATAA
- the pheA gene encoding prephenate dehydratase, with amino-acid sequence MKIAYLGPKGSFSHHVVQTAFPQEELQAFANITDVIKAYEQGLVDYSVVPVENSIEGSVHETLDYLFHQARIQAVAEIVQPIHQQLMVVPGHTKIEKIFSHPQALAQGKKFIDKQYPEAQIEVTASTAYAARFISEHPDQPYAAIAPRSSAEEYGLELIAEDIQEMEANFTRFWVLGAEMPSIPLKAQTEKMSLALTLPDNLPGALYKALSTFAWRGIDLTKIESRPLKTALGEYFFIIDVDYADKDLVHFAQKELEAIGIQYKVLGAYPIYPISDHGKEKR; translated from the coding sequence ATGAAAATTGCTTATCTAGGTCCCAAGGGATCATTTTCACACCACGTTGTGCAGACAGCTTTTCCTCAGGAGGAATTGCAGGCCTTTGCCAACATTACAGATGTCATCAAGGCCTATGAGCAAGGATTAGTGGACTATTCTGTGGTGCCAGTTGAAAATTCTATCGAGGGTAGTGTTCATGAAACCTTGGACTACCTTTTTCATCAGGCTCGCATTCAAGCAGTTGCAGAAATCGTTCAGCCTATTCATCAGCAGTTGATGGTGGTTCCAGGCCATACTAAGATTGAAAAGATTTTTTCTCATCCTCAGGCTTTGGCTCAAGGAAAGAAATTCATCGATAAACAATATCCAGAAGCCCAAATCGAGGTAACAGCTAGTACAGCTTATGCGGCCCGTTTTATTTCCGAACATCCAGACCAGCCTTATGCAGCCATTGCACCAAGAAGTTCTGCAGAAGAATATGGTTTAGAACTGATTGCCGAGGATATTCAAGAAATGGAAGCCAATTTCACACGTTTCTGGGTTTTGGGAGCTGAAATGCCTTCTATTCCCTTGAAAGCACAAACTGAGAAAATGAGTTTGGCCTTGACCTTACCGGACAACCTTCCCGGTGCCCTCTACAAGGCTCTTTCAACCTTTGCTTGGAGAGGAATTGACCTGACAAAAATTGAAAGTCGACCACTCAAGACAGCACTGGGAGAATACTTTTTCATTATCGATGTTGATTATGCGGATAAGGACTTGGTCCACTTTGCCCAAAAAGAATTAGAGGCGATTGGAATCCAGTATAAAGTACTGGGCGCCTATCCTATTTATCCAATATCAGACCATGGAAAGGAGAAAAGATGA
- a CDS encoding shikimate kinase, with the protein MAKVLLGFMGAGKSTIARGLDPNYLDMDALIEKRLGMPIAEFFVEKGEEAFRQIESEVLADLLQRDQVVSTGGGVVVSQRNRDLLKTNSDNIYLKADFETLYHRIAADKDNQRPLFLNNSKEELAAIFQERQAWYEEVASRVLDVTELSPEEIIEELR; encoded by the coding sequence ATGGCTAAGGTATTACTAGGATTTATGGGAGCTGGCAAATCGACTATTGCAAGAGGCTTGGACCCTAATTACCTTGATATGGATGCTCTGATAGAGAAGCGCTTAGGCATGCCCATTGCGGAATTTTTCGTGGAAAAGGGAGAAGAAGCCTTTCGTCAGATAGAGTCTGAAGTTCTAGCAGATTTACTACAAAGAGACCAAGTTGTGTCAACTGGTGGAGGAGTGGTCGTTTCTCAGCGAAATCGTGACTTACTAAAGACAAATTCTGATAACATCTATCTGAAAGCTGATTTTGAAACCCTCTACCACCGTATCGCAGCTGATAAGGATAATCAGCGTCCGCTTTTTCTAAATAATAGCAAGGAAGAACTTGCAGCTATTTTTCAAGAAAGACAGGCTTGGTATGAGGAAGTAGCTAGTCGGGTTTTAGATGTGACCGAGTTAAGCCCAGAGGAAATTATAGAGGAACTGAGATGA
- the aroA gene encoding 3-phosphoshikimate 1-carboxyvinyltransferase codes for MKLKTNIRHLHGSIRVPGDKSISHRSIIFGSLAEGETKVYDILRGEDVLSTMQVFRDLGVEIEDKDGVITIQGVGMDGLKAPQNALDMGNSGTSIRLISGVLAGTDFEVEMFGDDSLSKRPMDRVTLPLKKMGVSISGQTERDLPPLHLKGTKNLKPIHYELPIASAQVKSALMFAALQAQGESVIIEKECTRNHTEDMLQQFGGHLSVDGKKITVQGPQKLTGQKVVVPGDISSAAFWLVAGLIVPNSRVVLKNVGINETRTGIIDVIRAMGGKLEMTDIDPVAKSATLTVESSDLKGIEISGALIPRLIDELPVIALLATQAQGVTVIKDAEELKVKETDRIQVVADALNSMGADITPTADGMIIKGKSALHGARVNTFGDHRIGMMTAIAALLVANGEVDLDRAEAINTSYPSFFDDLENLIHG; via the coding sequence ATGAAACTAAAAACAAACATTCGCCACTTACACGGCAGTATCCGAGTTCCAGGTGACAAGTCTATCAGTCACCGTTCTATTATCTTTGGAAGTTTGGCTGAGGGTGAGACCAAGGTTTATGATATTCTGCGAGGTGAAGACGTTCTTTCGACCATGCAGGTTTTTCGTGACCTTGGTGTTGAAATTGAGGACAAAGATGGGGTTATTACCATTCAAGGTGTAGGCATGGATGGCTTAAAAGCGCCGCAAAATGCCCTTGATATGGGAAATTCTGGAACCTCGATTCGTCTGATTTCAGGTGTCCTTGCTGGTACAGATTTTGAAGTAGAGATGTTCGGAGACGATAGTCTTTCCAAACGTCCTATGGACCGTGTGACCCTTCCTCTGAAAAAAATGGGTGTCAGCATCTCAGGACAAACTGAGCGAGACCTGCCTCCCCTTCATTTAAAAGGGACGAAAAACCTAAAACCTATTCATTATGAGTTGCCAATTGCATCTGCCCAGGTTAAGTCAGCCTTGATGTTTGCGGCCTTGCAGGCTCAGGGGGAGTCTGTTATTATCGAAAAAGAGTGCACCCGTAATCATACTGAAGATATGTTACAACAATTTGGTGGCCATTTAAGTGTGGACGGCAAGAAAATCACAGTCCAAGGACCGCAAAAATTGACAGGACAAAAGGTGGTTGTTCCAGGAGATATTTCCAGTGCAGCCTTTTGGCTAGTCGCAGGTTTGATTGTTCCAAACTCTCGTGTGGTGCTTAAGAATGTAGGCATCAACGAAACGCGTACAGGTATCATCGATGTCATTCGTGCCATGGGTGGAAAATTGGAAATGACTGATATTGACCCAGTCGCTAAATCTGCTACCTTAACTGTTGAGTCTTCAGACTTGAAAGGAATAGAAATTAGTGGAGCCTTGATTCCACGCTTGATTGATGAATTGCCAGTTATCGCTCTACTTGCGACTCAAGCCCAAGGTGTCACAGTTATCAAGGATGCTGAGGAACTTAAGGTTAAGGAAACAGATCGCATTCAGGTGGTAGCAGATGCTTTAAATAGCATGGGTGCGGATATCACACCTACAGCAGATGGAATGATTATCAAAGGAAAATCAGCCCTTCACGGTGCTAGAGTCAATACTTTTGGAGACCATCGTATCGGCATGATGACGGCTATCGCGGCCCTCTTGGTTGCAAATGGAGAGGTGGATCTTGATCGTGCTGAAGCTATCAATACCAGCTATCCTAGCTTCTTTGATGATTTGGAGAACTTGATTCATGGCTAA
- a CDS encoding YlbF/YmcA family competence regulator — MSNIYDSANELSRGLRELPEYKAVKAAKDAISADAEASKIFTEYVAFQEEIQRLAQTGQMPDASFQAKMEGFGKQIQGNSLLSEFFTKQQQLAIYLSDIEKIVFEPVSELLK, encoded by the coding sequence ATGTCAAATATTTACGATAGTGCAAATGAACTCAGTCGCGGTCTACGCGAATTACCAGAATACAAGGCTGTCAAAGCAGCTAAAGATGCGATTTCAGCAGATGCTGAGGCAAGCAAAATCTTTACAGAATATGTTGCTTTCCAAGAGGAAATTCAAAGACTAGCGCAGACAGGTCAAATGCCAGATGCTTCCTTCCAAGCTAAGATGGAAGGCTTTGGCAAGCAGATTCAGGGGAACAGCCTTTTGTCAGAATTCTTTACCAAGCAACAACAATTGGCAATTTACCTTTCTGATATTGAAAAAATTGTTTTCGAACCAGTTTCAGAATTGCTAAAATAA
- a CDS encoding prephenate dehydrogenase, with product MAKTVYIAGLGLIGASMALGIKRDHPDYEIVGYNRSQASRDVALKEGMIDRATDDFASFAPLADIIILSLPIKQTIAFIKELANLDLKEGVIISDAGSTKSAIVDVAEQYLAGKPVRFVGAHPMAGSHKTGAASADVNLFENAYYIFTPSNLTSSDTLAEMKYLLSGLHARFIEIDAKEHDRVTSQISHFPHILASSLMEQTAVYAQEHEMARRFAAGGFRDMTRIAESEPGMWTSILLSNRETILDRIEDFKERLDEVSKAISKGDENQIWNFFNQACEQRQAMEIHKRGGVDSSYDLYVDVPDEEDVILRILELLRGTSLVNIHINEENREDIHGILQISFKNAQDLERAENLITENTDYTVVIK from the coding sequence ATGGCAAAAACAGTCTATATCGCAGGCCTTGGTCTGATTGGTGCCTCTATGGCACTCGGGATCAAACGCGATCATCCAGATTATGAAATTGTAGGTTATAATCGCAGTCAAGCTTCGAGAGATGTCGCCTTGAAAGAGGGCATGATTGACCGTGCAACGGATGATTTTGCTAGTTTTGCTCCTCTGGCAGATATCATTATTCTCAGCTTGCCAATCAAACAAACTATTGCTTTCATTAAGGAGTTGGCTAACTTGGACTTGAAAGAAGGAGTGATTATCTCAGATGCTGGTTCGACTAAGTCAGCCATTGTGGATGTGGCGGAGCAATATTTGGCTGGCAAACCTGTTCGCTTCGTCGGAGCCCATCCCATGGCTGGTAGTCACAAGACAGGGGCTGCTTCTGCGGATGTCAATCTTTTTGAAAATGCCTATTATATCTTTACGCCTTCGAACCTGACAAGTTCTGACACACTTGCGGAAATGAAGTATCTGCTTTCAGGTCTTCATGCTCGTTTTATCGAGATTGATGCCAAGGAGCATGATCGTGTGACTTCTCAGATTAGCCATTTTCCTCATATTCTGGCTTCCAGTCTCATGGAACAGACCGCGGTTTATGCTCAAGAACATGAGATGGCAAGGCGCTTTGCGGCTGGTGGTTTTCGAGATATGACTCGAATTGCGGAAAGCGAGCCAGGTATGTGGACTTCCATTCTCTTGTCCAATCGTGAGACTATTCTAGATCGAATTGAGGATTTCAAGGAACGATTGGATGAGGTTAGCAAGGCCATTAGCAAGGGTGATGAAAACCAAATCTGGAACTTTTTCAACCAAGCGTGTGAGCAACGTCAGGCTATGGAAATCCATAAGCGTGGTGGCGTGGATAGCTCTTATGACCTTTATGTCGATGTTCCCGATGAAGAAGATGTTATCCTGAGGATTTTGGAACTGCTACGTGGAACTTCCTTGGTCAATATTCATATCAACGAGGAAAACCGTGAGGATATTCACGGGATTCTACAAATTTCATTTAAAAACGCTCAAGATTTAGAACGAGCTGAGAACCTCATAACAGAAAACACCGACTACACAGTCGTTATCAAATAA